The genomic DNA GCGGGGACGATCGCGAGATCCGCGTCCGCGGCGACGGACTCCGTGGCGTCATCGGTGACGCGGACGATCACGGGCGGTCGCCCCTGCGGGGGTCGGGGGGTGATCGACGGTCCCTTGACGGAGAAGTTCTCGCCCTGGAAGTCGATGTAGTGCAGGCGGTCCCGGTCGACGAACCGGCCGGTGGCGACGTCCTTGACGATCGCATCGTCCTCCCAGCTGTCCCAGAGGTCGCGCAGCACCTCGACGTACTCGCGCGCCTCGGCGGCGCGGGACGCGGCGTCCTGCGGCTGCTTCCTTCCGAACAGGGCGGCATCCGCGGTGGCACCTGTGGTGGCGGGGAGCACGCCGGCACGACCGCCGCTCACGTAGTCCAGCGTGGCGATCGCCTTGGAGGCGTGGAAGGGCTCGGTGTGGGTTGCGGTCACGGTGGGGACGAGGCCGACGCGCGACACCGCGGGGGCCACGCGGGCGGCGAGCAGAGTGGCGTCGAACCGACCGGTGAGCCGATCGCGGGCGGTGAGCGAGAAGGAGTCCTCGAAGGTCACGAGGTCGGCGGCGGCCGCCTCCGCGGAGCGGGCCAGCCCAACCCAGTGCTCCGCGGAGGTGGCCTCCAGTGGATCCGCGCCGACCTCCGCGAACGCTGCGGGATGCCAGCCGAACGGCTCCAGGGCTATCCCGAGGACAGGGCGTGAGGTAGGCGCGGTCACGGATTCGACGGTAGGCGCCGCGCTTTCGTCTGTGACCCGTTGCGCTCAGCGTGGATCCAAGGGAATCGAAGGATCGTCTACGTGCAGATATGACGTTCTCGTCAAGATTTCTCGCGAACGGCCCACCGTCGCGACCCCGGCGCGCGACCATTGCGATCATGAACACCCCGATCGCGAACGGCGCCGCCCCGGAGGCTCTCCCTTCGGCCCGTGACGCCGGTAAGGCTGCCAGGAAGCAGGCGCCCCGCAGCGCCATCGGCGAGTGGAACCCCGACGGCCGAGGCCACGACGCGTTGGAGACGATCCTCGCCCAGAACGCGATCCGGGACGCCGCACTCCTCCCCATCCGGCACGGCCGGATGGCGGCCTCTCCGTGGTCCTACTACCGCGGCGCCGCCGCTGTCATGGCCGCCGACCTGGCCTCGGCCCCGCACACGGATCTCCAGGTGCAGCTCTGCGGAGACGCGCACGTGCTCAACTTCGGCCTGTGGCGCAGCCCGGAGCGCAACCTCCTGTTCGATCTCCGCGACTTCGACGAGACCCTGCCCGGCCCGTTCGAGTGGGACGTCAAGAGATTCCTGGCGAGCCTGGTGATCCTCGCCGACAGCAACGGACTGCCACCGTCCGCCGCCCGCGAGGCGGTTCGCCGCGGATTCGACAGCTACCGCGCATGGACTGGCACGTACGCCACCTGGGCGGAACTCGACGTCTGGTACGACAACGTGGATGTCACGCAGCTCGCCGAGTACCTGGCGCCCGACCACGAGCACGAGCTCGAACTGCAGATCGAGAAGCGCGCGGACAAGCGCTCGCAGCGCGGCTCCCTCAAGAAGCTCACGCAGCTGGTGGACGGCTCGCGCCAGATCACCGAGGACCCGCCGTACCGTACCCACGCCGTCGCCGACTACGCGACACAACTCGATGCGATCATCAGCCGGTACCGCGCGAGCATCCCGGACCACATCGCGCACCTGTGGTCCCGCTACGACCTCGTGGACGCGGTGCAGCAGGTCGTGGGCGTCGGCAGTGTCGGCATGCGCGTCTTCCTCACCCTCAGCGAGGAGCGACGCACAGGCGACGCACTGTTCCTCCAGGTCAAGCAGGCCGGTCCATCGGTCTACGAGCAGTTCGTCGGGGCCAGCCGGTATCCGACGCATGGCGAGCGGGTGGTGCAGGGCCAGCGCCTCATCCAGGCGTCCACCGACATGTTCGTGGGCTGGACCTCGATCGAGGGCATGGACTACTACGTCCGGCAGTTCCGTGACGGCAAGGTGATTCCCGACGGTGCCGCGATCGCTCCCCGCCTCCCCGCGTTCGCGGAGGCCTGCGGCCATGTCCTCGCCCGCGCGCACGCGCGCAGCGGCGACGCCCTGGCGATCGACGGCTACCTCGGCGCAGCACCGCGAGTCGCCGACGGATTCACCGACTTCGCGTTCGCGTACGCCGAGCAGAACCGGCGCGATCACGCCCAACTCGCCGCTGCCGTGGAGAGCGGCACCGTGCCCGCCGCGCCCGGGTGGCCGTAGCGTCCGCGCCCTATTCGCGCACGGTGAGATTGGCCATCATTCCCATGTCCTCGTGTTCCAGGTTGTGGCAGTGCACGAGGAACCGTCCCGCCTGGTCGGTGAACCGCACCGCGATCTCGGCCCGTTCGCCGGCGCCGAGATTGACCGTGTCCTTCCAGCCCCGGTCGCCGGGCCGAGGCGCGCGTCCGTTCACGGACAGCACCTGGAAATGGTTGAGGTGCACGTGTACCGGATGATTGAAGTTGCTGCTGATCCGCCATACCTCCAGGCCGCCGAGTTCGACATCGACATCGCTGCGACCGGGATCGAATCCCCTACCGTTGATGAGCCAGCCCCGCCGGCCGTCGTCGAGATCGCCCATCTGGAAATGCAGGTCCCGCGTCCGCACCACCTCCGTCCGCGGTAACCGCCATTCCGGCCCGAAGCGGTCGGGAACGCGTGATGTGTCCGCCACTGCCTCCGTCACCTCGAACCGGGCCACCTCGACCATCCGACCCGCACCGAGGTCGTTGACGATCGTGACGACGTCGCCGGTGCGGTGACCACTGAGGTCCAACACGGTGTCGAACCGTTCGCCGGGGGCTATGTCGATACGGGTCATCTCCTGCGGCGCGGGCAGCAGGCCGCCGTCCGAACCGATCTGCACCAGAGCCGGCGCCAGTGTGTGCGGCCCGTCCAAGCGCAGCCGGTACACCCTCGCGTTCGAGGCGTTGAGCCACCTCAACCGGTGGCGGACCCCGGGAACGCGATACCTGGGCCAGGGCACACCGTTCACGAGTAGTACGTCGCCGAAGACACCCATCATGTAGCGGTCCGTCACGCCCGGCGTCGCCGATCCCGTCGCGTCGATCGCCGGATAGGCAAGACCACCATCGCGATCGAACGACCTGTCGGTGAGGATCATCGGCAGGTCCCGCTCGCCGGCCGGCAACCCGAATCGCTCCTCGTCCGGATCGTCCAGGATGTACATGCCAGCAAGCCCTCGCCACACCGACGCACCGGTGAAGTCCATCCGGTGGTCGTGGTACCAGAGGGTCGCGGCGTCCTGATCGTTCGGATACGTGTAGGTCCTCGTCCCGACCGTCACGCGCGCCGACGGATCATGCGCACTCATCCCCGCGTCGTGGCGGGGAGCCTTCGGCCACGACGCGGGGACGACCAGATCGGTCGGATACCCGTCCGACT from Tsukamurella paurometabola includes the following:
- a CDS encoding DUF2252 domain-containing protein; this translates as MNTPIANGAAPEALPSARDAGKAARKQAPRSAIGEWNPDGRGHDALETILAQNAIRDAALLPIRHGRMAASPWSYYRGAAAVMAADLASAPHTDLQVQLCGDAHVLNFGLWRSPERNLLFDLRDFDETLPGPFEWDVKRFLASLVILADSNGLPPSAAREAVRRGFDSYRAWTGTYATWAELDVWYDNVDVTQLAEYLAPDHEHELELQIEKRADKRSQRGSLKKLTQLVDGSRQITEDPPYRTHAVADYATQLDAIISRYRASIPDHIAHLWSRYDLVDAVQQVVGVGSVGMRVFLTLSEERRTGDALFLQVKQAGPSVYEQFVGASRYPTHGERVVQGQRLIQASTDMFVGWTSIEGMDYYVRQFRDGKVIPDGAAIAPRLPAFAEACGHVLARAHARSGDALAIDGYLGAAPRVADGFTDFAFAYAEQNRRDHAQLAAAVESGTVPAAPGWP
- a CDS encoding multicopper oxidase family protein, which codes for MDFTGASVWRGLAGMYILDDPDEERFGLPAGERDLPMILTDRSFDRDGGLAYPAIDATGSATPGVTDRYMMGVFGDVLLVNGVPWPRYRVPGVRHRLRWLNASNARVYRLRLDGPHTLAPALVQIGSDGGLLPAPQEMTRIDIAPGERFDTVLDLSGHRTGDVVTIVNDLGAGRMVEVARFEVTEAVADTSRVPDRFGPEWRLPRTEVVRTRDLHFQMGDLDDGRRGWLINGRGFDPGRSDVDVELGGLEVWRISSNFNHPVHVHLNHFQVLSVNGRAPRPGDRGWKDTVNLGAGERAEIAVRFTDQAGRFLVHCHNLEHEDMGMMANLTVRE
- a CDS encoding LLM class flavin-dependent oxidoreductase, producing the protein MTAPTSRPVLGIALEPFGWHPAAFAEVGADPLEATSAEHWVGLARSAEAAAADLVTFEDSFSLTARDRLTGRFDATLLAARVAPAVSRVGLVPTVTATHTEPFHASKAIATLDYVSGGRAGVLPATTGATADAALFGRKQPQDAASRAAEAREYVEVLRDLWDSWEDDAIVKDVATGRFVDRDRLHYIDFQGENFSVKGPSITPRPPQGRPPVIVRVTDDATESVAADADLAIVPAAPEAELEDTARRLRAAGVARLLVDVTVHLADSERTAIRRIEKLDRREPADDDTLVFAGTGESLARVVAGWQALGFDGARLRPGVNAVDLPRIRAAFAPLLPGAPREGTLREILGLGTAVNRFATVRGA